In a single window of the Melioribacteraceae bacterium genome:
- a CDS encoding site-specific DNA-methyltransferase, producing the protein MDGQSLDILSEKLSKLKEFYPEAFTEDQIDWEKLQATLGNQINLSQERYHLNWAGKSEVFRILQQRTSATLIPVPEESYPIQPSICHSESTMNRGEESQNIFIEGENLEVLKVLQKSYFGKIKMIYIDPPYNTGSDSFIYPDRFAESKDEYLKRIGDKDEEGLLLKEGMFRKNSKDSGHYHSNWLSMMYPRLYLARNLLRDDGVIFVSIDDNEVHNLRMIMNEIFGEENFVASIIWQKKYSPQNDARWLSDNHDFVLLYGKNKEIWRPFLLERTEEMDKRYSNPDHDSKGPWKLITLHAKSGKGTHFEYSFKNGYVWRPPSGTYPRFSLDTLKRYEEENKIWFGKDGKSVPAVKNYLSEVKQGITPLTIWMHKEVGHNHEAKEDIKKLLESNPFDSPKPVKLLKKILAISSSDNDLVLDFFAGSGTTAQAVMELNKEDGGNRKFILVQLPEKTDEASEAYKANYKTIADICKERIRRVIKKLNTPASVSPSLFKEGEQKGVVGFDVFKLAPSNFKIWRSDVIENTEDLEKMMNIFDDQVKPNAEKENMLYELILKSGYQLTVETAYLSADRHDMPSKEGGYYSINNNETIILLEVIDQALIEEILKLKPKNVIALDNLFVGNDQLKTNTVLQMKDANIEFRTV; encoded by the coding sequence ATGGACGGTCAATCATTAGACATCCTTTCGGAGAAATTATCCAAATTAAAAGAATTTTACCCGGAAGCTTTTACCGAAGACCAAATCGATTGGGAGAAATTACAAGCAACTCTTGGCAATCAAATTAATCTCAGTCAAGAGCGGTACCATCTTAATTGGGCTGGTAAATCAGAAGTATTTAGAATTCTTCAACAAAGAACTTCCGCAACGCTTATTCCGGTTCCTGAAGAATCATATCCAATCCAGCCATCAATCTGTCATTCCGAATCCACGATGAATCGGGGTGAGGAATCTCAAAATATTTTCATCGAAGGTGAAAACCTCGAAGTCCTCAAAGTATTACAAAAATCTTACTTCGGTAAGATTAAAATGATTTACATCGATCCGCCTTACAACACCGGTAGCGATAGTTTCATTTATCCGGACCGATTTGCCGAATCTAAAGATGAATACCTAAAACGCATTGGAGATAAAGACGAAGAAGGTCTCCTGCTTAAAGAAGGAATGTTTAGAAAAAACAGTAAAGATAGCGGGCACTACCACAGCAATTGGTTAAGTATGATGTATCCGCGCCTTTACCTTGCAAGAAATTTACTACGTGATGATGGAGTAATCTTTGTCTCCATAGATGATAACGAAGTTCACAATCTCCGCATGATTATGAATGAGATTTTTGGTGAAGAGAATTTTGTAGCAAGCATCATTTGGCAAAAGAAATATAGTCCTCAAAATGATGCAAGATGGCTCAGCGATAATCATGATTTCGTTTTATTATATGGTAAAAATAAAGAAATCTGGCGGCCATTTCTTTTAGAACGGACTGAAGAAATGGATAAAAGATATTCCAACCCAGATCATGATTCAAAAGGACCGTGGAAATTAATAACATTACATGCTAAAAGTGGTAAAGGAACTCATTTTGAATATTCCTTCAAGAATGGTTATGTATGGCGGCCGCCATCTGGTACATACCCAAGATTTAGCTTGGACACATTGAAGAGATACGAAGAAGAAAACAAGATTTGGTTTGGAAAAGATGGGAAATCAGTTCCGGCTGTAAAAAACTATCTTTCAGAAGTAAAACAAGGAATTACGCCTCTAACAATTTGGATGCATAAAGAAGTAGGTCATAATCATGAAGCGAAAGAAGACATTAAAAAATTATTAGAAAGTAATCCGTTTGATTCACCCAAACCCGTTAAGTTGCTCAAGAAAATTTTAGCAATATCTTCCAGTGATAATGATTTGGTTCTCGATTTTTTCGCCGGTTCTGGAACAACAGCGCAAGCTGTAATGGAATTAAATAAAGAAGACGGCGGTAACAGAAAATTTATTCTTGTCCAACTTCCGGAAAAAACAGACGAAGCTAGTGAAGCTTACAAAGCCAATTACAAAACAATTGCGGATATTTGCAAAGAAAGAATTCGTAGAGTTATCAAAAAACTTAATACGCCTGCATCAGTTTCCCCATCCTTATTTAAGGAGGGGGAACAAAAGGGGGTGGTCGGTTTTGACGTTTTCAAACTCGCTCCTTCCAACTTCAAAATCTGGCGCAGTGATGTAATAGAAAACACAGAAGACCTTGAGAAGATGATGAACATATTTGATGATCAAGTAAAACCAAATGCAGAAAAAGAAAACATGCTTTACGAATTAATTCTGAAATCTGGTTATCAGCTTACCGTAGAGACGGCATACTTGTCTGCCGATAGGCATGATATGCCGTCTAAAGAAGGTGGTTACTATTCCATCAACAACAACGAAACAATAATTCTTCTGGAAGTGATTGACCAAGCATTAATTGAGGAAATACTAAAACTTAAACCAAAGAATGTTATTGCTCTTGATAATCTTTTTGTGGGTAATGACCAGCTTAAAACAAATACAGTTTTACAAATGAAAGACGCCAACATAGAATTTAGAACGGTGTAG
- a CDS encoding Fic family protein, with product MKPFVPHKLPIDKLDWESLIPLIAEANRELARYDGILQSISDPEILLAPLSIQEAVVSSRIEGTQATMEDVLLFEAQKNEKIPLYPDIQEVINYRKALHFGLKRIDKDNFPLSLRLIKEMHQVLMDGVRGKDKDPGNFRRIQNWIGKPGSKIEEASFIPPAPNIILPALDNFEKYMHFDEKDRLAQLSIIHAQFEVIHPFLDGNGRLGRILIPLFLYEKKILSRPMFFISAYFEKNRSLYYQKLNAISQDNDWNGWIKYFLSTLILQSKENTIVVKKILSLYEEMKIIIVDLTHSQFAINTLDSIFNAPLFSSSEFIKSSKIPRDSALRILKILTSNKILQVKNEGRGTLPTIYIFNKLFRLVNS from the coding sequence ATGAAACCATTTGTCCCTCATAAATTACCTATCGATAAATTGGATTGGGAAAGCCTTATACCTCTTATTGCAGAAGCTAATAGAGAACTTGCAAGATATGATGGAATTTTACAAAGCATTTCTGACCCTGAAATTCTATTAGCTCCTTTATCTATTCAAGAGGCTGTTGTTTCATCTCGTATAGAAGGTACCCAAGCCACAATGGAAGATGTTTTGCTGTTTGAGGCCCAAAAAAACGAAAAAATTCCATTATACCCGGATATTCAAGAGGTTATTAATTATCGCAAAGCTTTGCATTTTGGATTAAAAAGAATTGATAAAGATAATTTCCCACTTTCTTTGCGTTTAATTAAAGAAATGCACCAAGTTCTTATGGATGGTGTTAGAGGTAAAGATAAGGACCCTGGTAATTTTAGAAGAATTCAAAACTGGATTGGTAAACCCGGATCAAAAATTGAAGAAGCTTCTTTCATTCCTCCTGCACCTAACATTATTTTGCCTGCCCTTGATAATTTTGAAAAATACATGCATTTCGATGAAAAAGATAGACTTGCTCAACTCTCTATCATACACGCACAATTTGAAGTAATACATCCGTTTCTGGATGGCAATGGTAGGCTTGGCAGAATTTTAATCCCTTTGTTTTTATATGAAAAGAAAATTCTCTCTAGACCCATGTTTTTTATCAGTGCTTATTTTGAAAAGAATCGAAGTCTCTATTACCAAAAATTGAATGCTATCAGTCAAGACAATGATTGGAATGGTTGGATAAAATATTTCTTGAGTACTTTAATTCTTCAATCAAAAGAGAATACAATAGTTGTTAAGAAAATCCTTTCTCTATACGAGGAAATGAAAATAATTATTGTTGATCTAACCCATTCTCAATTTGCAATAAATACTTTGGATTCGATATTTAATGCTCCATTATTTAGCAGTAGCGAGTTTATCAAGTCATCAAAGATACCTCGTGATAGCGCACTTAGAATTCTCAAGATTTTAACATCCAATAAAATATTGCAAGTAAAAAATGAGGGTCGTGGAACGCTTCCGACTATTTATATATTTAATAAACTTTTTAGGCTGGTTAATTCCTAA
- a CDS encoding AAA family ATPase — MIKLISATVNKYKSFSKAQTVSFQKNITTLVGMNESGKTAFLEALAKVNYFNDDPKFKFDVTQDYPRKELKAYQKDGTVAEVMSCKYEISNQLLEKIKSDLGENVFRQTSFQVGVKYNYSRTWSNIQASEAEYLKCSFENYSLDKEIKEKFEGIKSLKEIPELLKTIEDESAKKVLEEIQNKIIKNSHDWPNRVEGYIVKNWLEPNLPKFWYYDEYYSLPSRINLSKFDSKSKEESIQTINALFEMAEINIKEILEKSDFERFKAELESTSIHITEQIFKYWSANVNLDIKFDIDAVERMENGQRIVDKYLDLRIFNNRYKMSLPLAKRSKGFNWFFSFIVWFGKIQSDKHSNYILLLDEPGLNLHASAQADLLRFIEDLSKDYQIIYSTHSPFMIESNHLEQVRTVFESDEGSIISETIQEKDPRTLFPLQAALGYDIAQNLFVSKNNLIVEGPADLIYLSSLSSILEDNGKVGLKEGITIVPVGGLDKVATFISLLAGSKLNIACLLDNFTDVKGKQRVDDLIKYKIIKEKNIRFFGEFANTKCKQADIEDLFSKGEYLQLFNSAFNEYAEINESDLDVSIERVVEQISKIIGHKFNHYRPAYFLANKGIDKSFFTAETIERFEKLFIEINRLF; from the coding sequence ATGATTAAATTAATTTCTGCTACTGTTAACAAGTATAAAAGTTTCTCAAAAGCACAAACTGTATCATTCCAAAAAAATATTACAACTTTAGTTGGTATGAATGAGTCTGGCAAAACAGCTTTTCTAGAAGCCTTAGCTAAAGTAAATTATTTCAATGATGATCCGAAATTTAAGTTCGATGTCACTCAAGACTATCCAAGAAAAGAATTAAAGGCTTATCAAAAAGACGGAACGGTTGCTGAAGTAATGAGTTGTAAATATGAAATATCGAATCAACTGCTTGAAAAGATCAAGAGCGATTTAGGTGAAAATGTTTTTAGACAGACAAGTTTCCAAGTCGGAGTTAAATATAATTACAGTAGAACTTGGAGCAACATACAAGCTTCAGAAGCGGAATATTTGAAATGCTCATTTGAAAACTATTCTTTAGATAAAGAAATTAAAGAAAAGTTTGAGGGAATTAAATCACTCAAAGAAATACCAGAATTACTTAAAACTATTGAGGATGAATCGGCCAAAAAAGTTCTTGAAGAAATTCAAAATAAAATTATTAAAAATTCTCATGATTGGCCCAATAGAGTTGAAGGTTATATTGTAAAAAATTGGTTAGAGCCAAACCTTCCCAAATTTTGGTATTATGATGAATATTACTCATTACCTTCAAGAATAAACCTTTCTAAATTTGATTCTAAAAGTAAAGAAGAAAGTATACAGACAATTAATGCATTATTCGAGATGGCAGAAATAAATATTAAGGAAATTCTTGAGAAATCAGATTTTGAAAGATTCAAAGCGGAATTAGAATCAACTTCTATTCATATTACTGAACAAATATTTAAATACTGGTCAGCAAACGTAAATCTTGATATTAAATTTGATATTGATGCGGTAGAGAGGATGGAAAATGGACAAAGGATTGTTGATAAATATCTTGATCTAAGAATTTTCAATAACCGCTATAAAATGTCCTTGCCTTTAGCAAAGAGAAGCAAAGGATTCAATTGGTTTTTTTCATTCATTGTTTGGTTCGGTAAAATTCAATCGGACAAACATTCAAATTATATTTTGCTCCTTGATGAGCCCGGCTTGAATCTTCACGCTTCGGCTCAAGCTGATCTTCTTAGGTTCATTGAAGATTTATCAAAAGATTATCAAATAATTTATTCTACGCACTCACCATTTATGATAGAATCAAATCATCTTGAACAAGTAAGAACAGTTTTTGAATCAGATGAAGGTTCAATAATATCTGAAACAATTCAAGAGAAAGATCCAAGAACCCTTTTCCCACTTCAAGCAGCTCTTGGATATGATATAGCTCAAAATTTGTTTGTCTCAAAGAATAATCTAATTGTTGAAGGGCCAGCTGATTTAATTTATTTATCATCACTTTCATCCATTTTAGAAGACAATGGAAAAGTTGGTTTGAAAGAAGGCATTACTATTGTTCCCGTAGGTGGCTTAGATAAAGTTGCAACATTTATCTCATTGTTAGCTGGGAGTAAATTAAATATTGCATGTCTCCTTGATAATTTTACTGATGTGAAAGGAAAGCAAAGAGTTGATGATCTAATTAAGTATAAGATTATTAAAGAAAAAAATATTCGTTTTTTCGGTGAATTTGCTAATACAAAATGTAAGCAAGCAGATATCGAAGATTTATTCTCTAAGGGTGAGTACTTACAATTATTCAATTCTGCTTTTAACGAATATGCAGAAATAAATGAATCGGATCTGGATGTTTCCATTGAAAGAGTAGTTGAACAAATATCTAAAATCATTGGTCATAAGTTTAATCACTATCGTCCAGCCTATTTTCTTGCAAATAAAGGTATAGATAAATCTTTTTTTACTGCAGAGACTATAGAAAGATTCGAAAAACTGTTTATTGAAATCAATAGGTTGTTTTAG